One Phormidium ambiguum IAM M-71 DNA window includes the following coding sequences:
- a CDS encoding DUF1517 domain-containing protein: MKSKSQLQFWCTAAFSLLLVNAVNIEFTPTHKQVRLNVGQEALAKRGGGRSGGGSFNRSSPSRSAPSRSRGYSDNNSGGYRSSPTYTSPNVYVAPGGYYGGSYGYYSSPLPMIVLILIVGILGFAIVSALKNSVSSSSSSGDGIVTYSTGNKELDNNIVTVSKIQIGLLSQAHVVQKQLTDLSLQIDTSTPEGLRELMQESVLALLRTPENWTHVSATSKTVKSREEAEKVFNQISIEERTKFSAETLSNVKGKIRQLPQDVKPDQEPGTYIVVTLLVGTENDRPMFGDIYSSQDLKQALEKIAATPPEYLSVFELLWTPQSDQESLTYDEMLSEYANMMQIA, from the coding sequence ATGAAGAGTAAATCTCAGTTGCAATTTTGGTGTACAGCTGCCTTTTCCTTGTTATTAGTTAATGCTGTCAACATTGAGTTTACGCCAACTCACAAACAAGTAAGGTTAAATGTTGGTCAGGAAGCATTAGCTAAACGTGGTGGGGGACGCAGCGGAGGAGGTTCTTTTAATAGGTCTTCGCCTTCTCGCAGTGCTCCGAGTCGGAGTCGAGGATATTCTGATAATAATTCAGGAGGGTATCGTAGTAGCCCAACTTATACAAGCCCGAATGTATATGTTGCGCCTGGGGGATATTATGGCGGCAGTTACGGTTACTATTCTTCACCGTTGCCGATGATTGTGTTAATTTTGATTGTGGGAATTTTGGGATTTGCGATCGTCTCCGCGTTGAAAAACTCAGTTAGTAGCAGTAGTAGTTCTGGCGATGGAATAGTAACTTATTCCACTGGTAACAAAGAGTTAGATAACAATATTGTTACTGTAAGTAAAATTCAAATTGGGTTATTATCTCAAGCCCATGTAGTGCAGAAACAACTTACGGATTTAAGTTTGCAAATTGATACTAGTACTCCCGAAGGATTAAGGGAATTAATGCAGGAATCTGTATTAGCATTGTTGCGAACTCCAGAAAATTGGACGCACGTTTCTGCTACTTCTAAAACGGTGAAGAGTCGGGAAGAAGCCGAAAAAGTTTTCAATCAAATTTCCATCGAAGAACGGACAAAATTTAGCGCAGAAACTTTGTCGAATGTTAAGGGGAAAATTCGCCAACTGCCACAAGATGTTAAGCCAGATCAAGAACCAGGAACGTACATTGTTGTTACCTTATTAGTTGGTACAGAAAACGATCGACCAATGTTCGGCGATATTTACTCCAGCCAAGATTTGAAACAAGCGTTAGAAAAAATTGCGGCTACTCCACCAGAGTATCTTTCTGTATTTGAGTTACTTTGGACTCCCCAATCAGACCAAGAAAGCCTAACTTATGATGAAATGTTAAGTGAGTACGCAAATATGATGCAGATAGCATGA
- a CDS encoding serine/threonine protein kinase, whose protein sequence is MFDTVWEERYEIRQQLGKKAGRRTLLAWDKQNQELVVIKLLTFSNDLEWEDFKLFEREAKTLKNLSHPAIPRYLDYFEVNSANNKGFALVQSYIPAKSLEEHLKNGKTFNESEVKEIAKYILEILTYLHQHQPPIIHRDIKPSNILLTNSSTSGKNELYLVDFGSVQTLAARESGTITVVGTYGYMPPEQFGGRAVPASDLYSLGATLIYLVTGSHPADLPQIDLRIEFEQFANISPGFSRWLKLLTEPSLNRRLSSAKAALTALVKPLTKDAIYLVPKKPDDSKVILNKESDRLEITNFESGLRPDIIFLILFAIAWNSGIFMWTIAAFFIAPFGMNLFFLLFSLPFWGAGMGMISEILFSLFGKSVLLVNQKEISLIYKLFGLKFNFRPGMSILTNYNLRPLPKTEISKLELIYVTNGHRCSIAIWAGRREYIFGHGLTKPEIEWLAAELSDWLNLPIQIKRLPTEI, encoded by the coding sequence ATGTTCGACACAGTTTGGGAAGAACGTTACGAAATCCGCCAACAACTAGGAAAAAAAGCTGGGCGCAGGACTTTACTAGCTTGGGATAAGCAAAATCAAGAATTAGTGGTAATTAAGTTACTAACTTTCAGCAATGATTTGGAATGGGAAGATTTCAAACTATTTGAACGGGAAGCAAAAACCTTAAAAAACCTTTCCCATCCAGCTATTCCCCGATATTTAGATTATTTTGAAGTAAACTCAGCGAATAACAAAGGATTTGCCTTAGTTCAAAGTTATATTCCGGCTAAGTCCTTAGAAGAACACCTAAAAAATGGTAAAACTTTTAACGAAAGCGAAGTTAAGGAAATTGCCAAATATATTTTAGAAATTCTGACATATTTACATCAACATCAACCACCAATAATTCACCGAGATATTAAGCCGAGTAACATTCTTTTGACTAATAGTTCTACAAGTGGTAAAAACGAGCTTTATTTAGTAGATTTTGGTTCAGTACAAACACTCGCTGCTAGAGAATCTGGAACAATTACAGTAGTAGGAACTTACGGTTATATGCCACCAGAACAATTTGGTGGTAGGGCAGTTCCCGCTTCTGATTTGTATAGTTTAGGGGCGACTTTAATTTATTTAGTTACTGGTAGTCATCCCGCAGATTTACCCCAAATAGATTTAAGAATTGAATTTGAGCAATTTGCTAACATTAGTCCGGGCTTTTCTCGCTGGTTAAAATTGTTGACAGAACCAAGTTTAAATCGTCGGTTAAGTTCTGCAAAAGCAGCATTAACAGCTTTAGTAAAACCGTTAACCAAAGATGCTATTTATTTAGTTCCTAAAAAGCCAGATGACAGCAAAGTTATTTTAAATAAAGAATCCGATCGTTTGGAAATTACTAATTTTGAATCAGGATTGAGACCGGATATTATATTTTTGATTTTATTTGCGATCGCTTGGAATTCCGGGATATTTATGTGGACGATCGCAGCTTTTTTTATTGCGCCCTTTGGTATGAACCTGTTCTTTTTATTATTCTCTTTACCCTTTTGGGGTGCTGGCATGGGCATGATCTCAGAAATACTTTTTAGTTTATTTGGTAAATCTGTTTTGCTTGTAAATCAAAAAGAAATTTCCTTAATTTACAAGTTGTTTGGCTTGAAATTTAACTTTCGTCCCGGAATGTCTATTTTAACTAATTATAATTTGCGTCCTCTGCCTAAAACAGAGATTAGCAAATTAGAATTAATCTATGTAACTAATGGTCATCGTTGCTCGATCGCAATTTGGGCGGGAAGGCGAGAATATATATTTGGGCATGGCTTAACTAAACCAGAAATTGAGTGGCTGGCGGCTGAACTTAGCGATTGGTTAAATTTACCAATTCAAATCAAAAGATTGCCAACTGAAATTTAA
- a CDS encoding FdhF/YdeP family oxidoreductase has protein sequence MNNSPDKESHPSAGGGLPVVQYWVEKTFTPTGLKLWQTLNHKSACLSCAWGTGGQKGGFVNEAGEYLQRCAKSVEAIASELQPAISPEFFQKYSITQLQQLNSQECDRLGRLNYPLILRSGATHYDRITWEEVFQIATQVFQQPAERIATYSSGRSSNEAAYLLQLLMRSLGSNNLADCSDLCHAPSTVGLKQVFGSGTSMVSLESLKESDCVVLIGSNAPANHPRLMNELIKLRERNGKVIIINPQIEIGLVKFASPAFPIKSLLTGGSDISTLYLQLIPGSDVALFIGLQKSLIEQKLINKDYLASYTDGWQEVINYAQQISWEAITNTCGLSVEEITAAAYLIGKSERVVFAWAMGITQHSNGVDNVFSIANTALITGNAGKVGAGTMPIRGHSNVQGFGSMGVTVRLKEEIKQALSQLLGHPISETPGYDTRALIEAATTGKIDTLLCLGGNLYAANPDLKQAKQALSQIQTIFYVATKPNLGHFHGLAQHQTLILPVFNRFENPHQTTTESGNNFVRLNDAGTSHLQSPDADLISEVELLTEIAHRIHGESPINWRKLQDTSYVRELIAKTIPGYQKIASIDKTQEEFTIDGRIFTEPKFATSSGKAQMFVTPLPQLSLPTKTDFGINENQTGIALILSTGRSYTQHNTVVYQQEDKYRGMPHRHCILMNRLDVQKAGLQEHQRVCVKGDVGELDNIEIICGAIREGAAFMFYPEANILFSANIDRRSGTPAYKRVPVCVYVK, from the coding sequence ATGAATAACTCTCCAGATAAAGAATCTCATCCATCAGCAGGCGGCGGTTTACCTGTAGTTCAATATTGGGTAGAAAAAACCTTTACTCCCACAGGATTGAAACTATGGCAAACACTCAATCATAAAAGTGCTTGTTTATCTTGTGCTTGGGGAACAGGCGGACAAAAAGGTGGATTTGTTAATGAAGCTGGAGAATATTTACAACGTTGTGCTAAAAGTGTAGAGGCGATCGCATCTGAATTACAACCTGCCATTAGCCCGGAATTTTTTCAGAAATATAGCATTACTCAACTGCAACAATTAAATTCTCAGGAGTGCGATCGTTTAGGTAGACTCAATTATCCCTTAATTTTAAGAAGCGGCGCGACACATTACGATCGTATAACTTGGGAAGAAGTTTTCCAAATAGCAACCCAAGTATTTCAACAACCAGCAGAACGCATTGCCACCTATAGTTCTGGGCGTTCTTCCAACGAAGCTGCTTATCTATTACAACTGTTAATGCGTAGCTTAGGCAGCAATAACCTAGCAGATTGCTCCGATCTTTGTCACGCACCCTCAACCGTTGGATTAAAACAAGTATTTGGATCGGGCACATCAATGGTAAGCTTAGAAAGCTTAAAAGAAAGTGATTGTGTAGTTTTAATTGGCTCCAATGCTCCAGCAAATCATCCCAGGTTGATGAATGAATTAATTAAATTGCGCGAAAGAAACGGCAAAGTTATTATTATTAATCCCCAAATAGAAATCGGTTTAGTAAAATTTGCTTCTCCAGCTTTTCCGATTAAATCTTTGTTAACAGGCGGCTCAGACATTTCTACTTTATATCTGCAACTAATTCCAGGTAGCGATGTTGCCTTATTTATTGGTTTACAAAAATCCTTAATTGAACAAAAGTTAATTAACAAAGATTATCTCGCTTCCTACACTGACGGCTGGCAAGAAGTGATAAATTATGCCCAACAAATATCATGGGAAGCAATTACTAATACTTGCGGTTTATCCGTTGAAGAAATCACAGCCGCAGCTTATTTAATTGGTAAATCAGAGCGAGTAGTTTTTGCCTGGGCAATGGGTATTACTCAACATAGTAACGGAGTTGATAACGTTTTTAGTATTGCTAACACAGCCTTAATTACAGGAAATGCGGGCAAAGTTGGTGCAGGTACGATGCCAATTCGCGGACATTCCAATGTACAAGGATTTGGTTCAATGGGTGTAACTGTGCGTTTGAAAGAAGAAATCAAACAAGCACTTTCTCAATTATTAGGACATCCGATAAGTGAAACTCCTGGTTATGATACTCGCGCCTTAATTGAAGCTGCTACAACTGGAAAGATTGACACGCTTCTATGTTTAGGGGGAAATCTTTATGCAGCTAATCCAGATTTGAAACAAGCAAAACAAGCATTATCACAAATTCAAACTATCTTTTATGTTGCTACTAAACCTAATTTAGGACATTTTCATGGATTAGCTCAACATCAAACCTTAATTCTACCTGTGTTCAATCGATTTGAAAATCCCCATCAAACTACTACTGAATCTGGCAACAATTTTGTGCGATTAAATGATGCGGGAACTAGTCATTTACAATCCCCTGATGCTGACTTAATTTCCGAAGTTGAATTACTAACAGAAATTGCTCACCGCATACATGGAGAAAGTCCAATTAATTGGCGAAAACTGCAAGATACTAGTTATGTTAGAGAGTTAATCGCTAAAACAATTCCCGGTTATCAAAAAATTGCCTCAATTGACAAAACTCAAGAGGAATTTACTATTGATGGACGGATTTTTACTGAACCCAAATTCGCCACATCTTCGGGTAAAGCTCAAATGTTTGTCACACCTTTACCGCAATTATCTTTACCAACTAAAACGGATTTTGGGATTAATGAAAATCAAACGGGAATTGCCTTAATTTTAAGTACTGGACGCAGTTACACACAACATAATACTGTAGTTTATCAACAGGAAGATAAATATCGGGGAATGCCCCATCGTCATTGTATTTTAATGAATCGTTTAGATGTGCAGAAAGCTGGATTACAAGAGCATCAAAGAGTTTGTGTTAAAGGAGATGTTGGAGAGTTAGATAATATTGAAATTATTTGTGGTGCAATTCGTGAAGGAGCCGCTTTTATGTTTTATCCTGAAGCTAATATTTTATTTAGCGCAAATATCGATCGCCGCAGTGGTACACCTGCTTATAAACGAGTCCCAGTTTGTGTGTATGTTAAGTAG
- a CDS encoding cyanophycinase — MLQLEVQAQEQRKPQPMKTAVMVIGGAEDKVHGREILHAFFNRSGGTDAQIAIIPSASREPAIIGERYRAIFQEMGAKRIELLDIRDRAQCEDPAYHEFLETCTGVFMTGGDQLRLCGLLADTPFMEKLRLGVWQGRLTLAGTSAGAAVMGHHMIAGGGSGECPNRSLVDMATGLGFLPEVIVDQHFHNRNRMARLMSAVSAHPDRLGIGIDEDTCALFEGDGIIQVLGKGTVTIVDPAEMSYTNQPYIGATDPISIYNLRVHILSYGDRYDMRQRKIIPSLGEGCVTDQTGT; from the coding sequence ATGTTGCAATTGGAAGTTCAAGCACAGGAACAGAGAAAGCCCCAACCGATGAAAACAGCAGTTATGGTAATTGGCGGTGCTGAAGATAAAGTACATGGTAGAGAAATTCTGCACGCATTTTTTAATCGTTCTGGGGGAACGGATGCTCAAATAGCGATTATACCATCAGCATCCCGGGAACCTGCAATCATTGGCGAAAGATATCGCGCTATATTTCAGGAGATGGGGGCGAAGCGGATTGAGTTGCTGGATATCCGCGATCGCGCACAATGCGAAGACCCCGCTTACCATGAATTCTTAGAAACTTGTACGGGTGTATTCATGACAGGCGGCGATCAGCTGAGATTATGCGGATTGCTGGCGGATACGCCGTTTATGGAAAAATTACGCTTGGGAGTTTGGCAAGGTAGACTGACTTTAGCCGGAACTAGTGCAGGTGCGGCAGTAATGGGACACCACATGATTGCAGGTGGTGGAAGTGGCGAATGTCCCAACCGTTCCTTAGTTGATATGGCGACGGGATTAGGTTTTTTACCGGAAGTAATTGTCGATCAACATTTCCACAATCGGAATCGCATGGCAAGATTGATGAGTGCAGTTTCCGCCCATCCCGATCGCTTAGGGATTGGGATTGATGAAGATACCTGCGCTTTGTTTGAAGGAGACGGCATTATTCAAGTGTTAGGAAAAGGCACAGTTACGATTGTCGATCCCGCAGAAATGTCTTACACCAATCAACCTTACATTGGTGCTACCGATCCCATCAGTATTTATAATTTGAGGGTTCACATTCTTAGCTATGGCGATCGCTATGATATGCGCCAACGCAAAATAATTCCTTCTTTGGGTGAAGGATGTGTAACAGATCAAACAGGAACATAA
- the ispF gene encoding 2-C-methyl-D-erythritol 2,4-cyclodiphosphate synthase, protein MNIRIGNGYDIHRLVSGRPLILGGVQISHELGLLGHSDADVLTHAIMDAMLGALSLGDIGHYFPPTDPKWAGADSLVLLSQVDQLVREKGWRVSNIDSVIVAERPKLKPHISAMRDRIAAVLELKPDQIGIKATTNEKLGPEGREEGICAYSVALLVAAD, encoded by the coding sequence ATGAACATTCGCATAGGTAACGGTTACGATATTCATCGATTAGTATCTGGACGACCTTTGATTTTGGGAGGTGTCCAGATTTCTCACGAATTGGGGTTGTTGGGACATAGCGATGCAGATGTCTTGACGCACGCGATTATGGATGCGATGTTGGGGGCGTTAAGTTTGGGGGATATTGGTCATTATTTCCCACCAACCGATCCAAAATGGGCGGGGGCTGATAGTTTAGTGTTATTGAGTCAAGTGGATCAGCTTGTCCGGGAAAAAGGTTGGCGAGTGAGTAATATTGATTCGGTAATTGTAGCGGAACGTCCGAAGTTGAAACCGCATATTTCGGCAATGCGCGATCGCATAGCAGCTGTTTTAGAATTGAAACCTGACCAAATTGGCATTAAAGCCACTACTAACGAAAAATTAGGCCCGGAAGGAAGAGAAGAAGGAATTTGTGCCTATTCTGTAGCTTTATTGGTAGCGGCTGATTAA
- a CDS encoding phycocyanobilin:ferredoxin oxidoreductase: MLQTVKSSLREQQHPLIRQLADCIESTWAQYLELEPYHLPEDLGYVEGRLEGEKLTIENRCYQSPQFRKMHLELAKVGASLDILHCVMFPRPEYALPMFGTDLVGGRGQISAAIVDLSSTNPDLTLPENYTNALSGLPAIDFSQPRDLPDWGDIFSEFCLFIRPGNPEEETLFLSRVRDFLTIHCQQASIAQPVDDQRREEILTGQRYYCTKQQKNDKTRRVLEKAFGNEWAERYMTTVLFDFV, translated from the coding sequence ATGTTACAAACTGTAAAATCTTCACTCCGGGAACAACAACATCCTTTGATTCGCCAACTGGCTGATTGTATTGAGTCTACTTGGGCGCAATACTTGGAATTGGAACCTTATCACTTACCTGAAGATTTGGGGTATGTGGAAGGGCGACTGGAGGGGGAAAAACTGACGATCGAAAATCGTTGCTACCAAAGTCCGCAATTTCGCAAAATGCACTTAGAATTGGCGAAAGTCGGCGCTTCTTTAGATATTTTACATTGCGTAATGTTTCCCCGTCCCGAATATGCTTTACCCATGTTCGGAACTGACTTAGTTGGCGGTAGGGGACAAATCAGTGCGGCGATCGTCGATCTTTCTTCTACTAACCCTGACTTAACTTTACCAGAAAACTATACAAATGCCCTTTCTGGGTTGCCTGCGATCGACTTTTCCCAACCGCGAGATTTGCCAGATTGGGGCGATATTTTTTCGGAATTTTGTTTATTTATTCGTCCGGGAAATCCAGAGGAAGAAACACTGTTTTTATCCAGAGTTCGTGATTTTTTAACTATTCACTGTCAGCAAGCAAGTATTGCTCAACCTGTTGACGATCAACGCCGTGAAGAAATTTTAACAGGTCAACGTTATTACTGCACTAAACAACAAAAAAATGATAAAACTCGCAGAGTTTTAGAAAAAGCTTTTGGGAATGAATGGGCAGAACGTTATATGACTACAGTTTTGTTTGATTTTGTTTAA
- the trmD gene encoding tRNA (guanosine(37)-N1)-methyltransferase TrmD yields MRIDVVTLFPDFFTSPLSSGLLGKALAKEIATVNLVNPRDYATDKHRRVDDEPYGGGVGMLMKPEPIFAAVESLPILPKRDVILMTPQGESLNQPLLKNWATNYDQLVVICGHYEGVDERVLNLVTREVSLGDFILTCGEIPALTLINGVVRLLPGTVGKEESLKAESFEAILLDYPQYTRPPEFRGWRVPDVLLSGNHGEIARWRLQQQRERTRDRRPDLYDIWLQKSSEEAAD; encoded by the coding sequence GTGCGAATAGATGTTGTTACTTTATTTCCTGATTTTTTTACTTCCCCTCTGAGTTCTGGGTTGTTGGGGAAAGCCTTAGCAAAAGAGATTGCGACTGTAAATCTGGTAAATCCTAGAGATTACGCCACAGATAAGCATCGACGGGTAGATGATGAACCTTACGGTGGTGGCGTAGGAATGTTGATGAAACCAGAACCGATCTTTGCGGCTGTGGAATCCTTACCAATTTTACCAAAACGGGACGTAATTTTAATGACTCCCCAAGGTGAATCTCTCAATCAACCATTATTAAAAAATTGGGCGACAAATTATGACCAATTGGTAGTTATTTGTGGTCATTACGAAGGTGTGGATGAAAGAGTGTTAAATTTAGTCACTCGTGAGGTATCTTTGGGAGATTTTATTTTAACTTGTGGAGAAATTCCGGCATTAACTTTAATTAATGGTGTGGTGCGGTTGCTACCAGGAACGGTGGGGAAGGAAGAATCTTTGAAAGCTGAAAGTTTTGAAGCGATTTTGTTAGATTATCCGCAATACACCCGCCCTCCAGAATTTCGCGGTTGGCGAGTCCCGGATGTATTACTATCAGGAAATCACGGGGAAATTGCCCGTTGGCGACTGCAACAGCAAAGGGAAAGAACACGCGATCGTCGTCCCGATTTATATGATATTTGGTTGCAAAAATCAAGTGAGGAAGCGGCAGATTAA
- the tatA gene encoding twin-arginine translocase TatA/TatE family subunit produces the protein MFGLGLPEIGIIAVVALLVFGPKKIPEMGSALGKTLKGFKDEMSKSQEEAGEQESREAGEQGK, from the coding sequence ATGTTTGGATTAGGATTACCAGAAATCGGTATTATCGCTGTAGTTGCTCTACTAGTTTTTGGCCCCAAAAAGATCCCCGAAATGGGTAGTGCTTTGGGTAAAACTTTAAAAGGATTTAAAGATGAAATGAGCAAATCTCAGGAGGAAGCCGGGGAGCAAGAGAGCAGGGAGGCAGGGGAGCAGGGGAAGTAG
- a CDS encoding type I restriction enzyme HsdR N-terminal domain-containing protein: METANFIPQRQIDIIAYNSEEQAILIAEVKALGFKNSQAKQQAFSQLKSYWQSWHQVIPFVMLAYHWKSQKPPASDQVEKIGLLQQLANGTTKSEVVLESDSVS; the protein is encoded by the coding sequence ATGGAAACGGCAAATTTTATTCCTCAAAGACAGATAGATATTATCGCCTACAATAGTGAAGAACAAGCGATTTTAATTGCTGAAGTAAAAGCTTTAGGATTTAAAAATTCTCAAGCAAAACAGCAAGCTTTCTCCCAACTAAAGTCTTACTGGCAATCTTGGCATCAAGTTATTCCTTTTGTGATGTTAGCTTATCATTGGAAATCACAAAAGCCACCTGCATCAGATCAAGTGGAAAAAATTGGTTTATTACAACAGTTAGCAAATGGAACAACAAAATCTGAGGTAGTACTGGAAAGTGATTCTGTATCTTGA
- the cphA gene encoding cyanophycin synthetase, whose amino-acid sequence MKILKIQTLRGPNYWSIRRHKLIVMRLDLEELADRPSNEIPGFYEGLVEVLPSLVEHFCSPGCRGGFLTRVKEGTMMGHIVEHIALELQLLAGIQVGFGRTRETPTPGVYHVVIEYKDEQAGRYAARAAVRLCQSLLETGSYPAAELEQDLQDLKEMAADAALGPSTETIVKEAEARGIPWTALSTRALVQFGQGVYQKRIQATLSSQTGILGVELASDKESTKQVLREAGVPVPLGTVVNFLDELEDAIADVGGYPIVIKPLDGNHGRGITINITSWEEAEQAYDAAKEISKSVIVERYYQGRDHRILVVNGKVVAVAERIPAHVVGDGKSTIQELIDETNRDPNRGVGHDNILTRIELDRTSWQLLEKQGYTLETVLPKEQICYLRATANLSTGGIAVDRTDDIHPENVWIAQRVAKIIGLDIAGIDVVTADITRPLKEMDGVIVEVNAAPGFRMHASPSRGIARNVGGAVIDMLYPPGTPSRIPILAVTGTNGKTTTTRLLAHIYRQTGVVVGYTTTDGTYIGEFLVEKGDNTGPQSAQLILQDPTVEVAVLEAARGGILRSGLGFDASDVAIILNVAADHLGIADIDTVEKLAHVKSVVAEAIHPNGYAVLNADDPLVSAMAERTKAQIAYFSMNPESELVKEHTSQGGIAAVYENGYISILKGDWTIRIEQAVNVPLTMGGRAPFMIANALAACLAAFVQGVDVDVIRGAIRTFRASSNQTPGRMNLFNLGNYHALIDYAHNPHSYEALASFIRSWPGERIGVVGGPGDRRDEDFVQLGKLAAQMFDRIIVKEDDDNRGRERGDGARLIIEGIKQAQADFNYETILDETKAINTALDSATVNSLVVILPESVSRAVSLIEARNPIPDPVQQPASVESNNAVASSAVN is encoded by the coding sequence ATGAAAATTCTTAAAATCCAGACGTTACGCGGTCCTAACTATTGGAGCATTCGACGACACAAACTAATCGTGATGCGTCTCGATTTGGAAGAACTTGCCGATCGCCCCTCAAATGAAATTCCCGGTTTTTATGAGGGATTGGTCGAAGTTTTACCAAGCTTAGTAGAGCATTTTTGTTCCCCAGGGTGTCGCGGCGGTTTCCTCACCAGAGTCAAAGAAGGCACAATGATGGGGCATATCGTAGAACACATTGCCCTGGAACTACAACTACTCGCAGGAATACAAGTGGGATTTGGTCGGACAAGAGAAACGCCAACCCCCGGCGTGTATCATGTCGTAATTGAATACAAAGACGAACAAGCTGGTCGCTATGCGGCACGGGCAGCGGTCAGGCTGTGTCAAAGTTTGCTGGAAACGGGTAGTTATCCTGCCGCAGAATTAGAACAAGACCTGCAAGATTTGAAAGAAATGGCAGCGGATGCTGCTTTAGGGCCAAGTACAGAAACTATTGTCAAAGAAGCGGAAGCCAGGGGTATTCCTTGGACAGCTTTGAGTACCAGGGCTTTGGTGCAATTCGGCCAAGGCGTATATCAAAAGCGAATTCAAGCAACTCTCTCGTCGCAAACGGGAATTTTAGGTGTAGAACTAGCTTCAGATAAAGAAAGTACTAAACAAGTTTTACGGGAAGCGGGTGTCCCTGTTCCGCTGGGAACGGTGGTTAATTTCTTGGATGAGTTGGAAGATGCGATCGCAGATGTGGGCGGCTACCCAATCGTAATTAAACCTTTGGATGGCAATCACGGACGCGGGATTACCATTAACATTACTTCTTGGGAAGAAGCCGAACAAGCTTACGACGCGGCGAAGGAAATTTCTAAATCCGTGATTGTGGAACGTTACTATCAAGGGCGGGATCACCGGATTTTAGTTGTCAATGGGAAAGTCGTTGCTGTTGCCGAAAGAATACCCGCCCACGTCGTTGGCGATGGGAAATCAACAATTCAAGAATTGATTGATGAAACAAATCGAGACCCAAATCGCGGTGTCGGACACGATAACATTCTGACGCGAATTGAACTCGATCGCACATCTTGGCAATTATTAGAAAAACAAGGTTATACCCTAGAAACAGTATTACCAAAAGAACAAATTTGTTATCTGCGGGCAACGGCGAATTTGAGTACAGGTGGAATTGCAGTCGATCGTACTGACGACATTCACCCGGAAAATGTTTGGATTGCTCAAAGAGTCGCCAAAATTATCGGCTTAGATATTGCTGGAATCGATGTTGTTACCGCCGATATCACCCGTCCGTTAAAAGAAATGGATGGAGTGATTGTGGAAGTAAACGCCGCACCTGGATTTAGAATGCACGCTTCTCCTAGTCGAGGCATTGCCCGGAATGTCGGGGGCGCGGTAATTGATATGTTATACCCACCTGGCACACCTTCCCGCATCCCCATTTTGGCAGTCACAGGTACTAACGGCAAAACCACAACTACTCGTTTATTAGCCCATATTTACCGTCAAACAGGTGTGGTAGTAGGTTATACGACTACTGACGGTACTTACATTGGGGAGTTTTTGGTCGAAAAAGGTGATAACACAGGCCCCCAAAGCGCTCAATTGATTTTACAAGACCCAACTGTAGAAGTAGCGGTGTTAGAAGCTGCTAGGGGTGGGATTTTGCGATCGGGATTAGGATTTGATGCCTCAGATGTGGCGATTATTCTCAATGTCGCCGCCGATCACTTGGGCATTGCTGATATTGACACTGTAGAAAAATTAGCTCACGTTAAAAGTGTAGTTGCCGAAGCGATTCATCCCAATGGCTACGCCGTGCTCAACGCTGACGATCCCTTAGTTTCAGCAATGGCAGAACGGACAAAAGCACAAATAGCTTACTTCTCAATGAATCCTGAGTCCGAGTTAGTTAAAGAACATACTAGCCAAGGTGGGATTGCCGCAGTTTATGAAAACGGCTACATCTCCATTTTGAAAGGAGATTGGACAATTCGGATTGAACAAGCAGTTAACGTCCCCTTGACAATGGGTGGACGCGCACCGTTTATGATTGCTAATGCCTTAGCTGCTTGTTTAGCTGCTTTTGTTCAAGGTGTAGATGTTGACGTGATTAGAGGGGCAATTAGAACTTTCCGCGCCTCTAGCAATCAAACGCCAGGGAGAATGAACTTGTTTAACTTGGGCAATTATCATGCTTTAATTGACTATGCCCATAACCCGCACAGCTACGAAGCTTTAGCGAGTTTCATTCGTAGTTGGCCTGGTGAAAGAATTGGGGTAGTGGGTGGCCCGGGCGATCGCCGCGATGAAGACTTTGTGCAGTTAGGAAAGTTGGCAGCGCAAATGTTCGATCGCATTATTGTCAAAGAAGATGACGATAACAGAGGCAGAGAACGCGGCGATGGTGCCAGATTAATTATTGAAGGCATCAAACAAGCTCAAGCAGACTTTAATTACGAAACAATTCTCGATGAAACTAAGGCAATTAACACCGCTTTAGACAGTGCTACTGTTAACAGTTTGGTAGTAATTTTGCCCGAAAGTGTCAGTCGTGCTGTCAGCTTAATTGAAGCCCGAAATCCTATCCCCGACCCAGTACAACAACCTGCATCAGTAGAATCTAATAATGCAGTTGCTTCCTCAGCGGTGAATTAG